One window of Quercus robur chromosome 5, dhQueRobu3.1, whole genome shotgun sequence genomic DNA carries:
- the LOC126725789 gene encoding disease resistance protein SUMM2-like — MASGMFVEVIKEVGLCLWHSGSKCLVHIRDLKENLNSLEVTVEQLMQIYEDVQQRVQTEELLPLAKRTCEVAGWFDGVRKLNEDVSKTLQDGKEQEQNKCLAGYCPKNCWRSYKLGKRVREMLDEVEKMKNNGRFDIVVAKMHNPVNKKPMDETMGLDPMLQKVWRCIEDKSLRVIGLYGIGGVGKTTLLHRINNLFLSLSHDFVEVILVSVSKEPDVKNIQNTILQKLGLLEGSRFVSIEENATLICRRLEERKFLLLLDDIWEWLDLNLVGIPLPDDQNESKVIFTTRLEEVCGLMGAQQNIKVECLTQEEALRLFRMKVGENTLNSDPRIPKLAEDMAAECKGLPLALVTVGRAMASRKDPEDWESEIAALRNTPSEFPGMDSVLLPLKFSFEKLQNATFKSCFLYCCLFPDGYNIRKEELIEYWRAERLLDEYYHDEEYIIRSLERACLLESGESEEFVKMHGLIRDMAWWECRDKVAIFIKRDAESDEERGLSIWNGVERLSLWDYSIDDVLINSSPSCIEHFCKNVKQLPNLRTMICKVPLLTTFPAGFFPLMSALTLLDLSNSFLLRELPKEIGKLINLEYLNVSETAITELPDEIQYLEKLRCLILNGTNIPEIQRGLISRFQFLEIFSRFGDKYFSYSEVLEDLVNLPHLSEICIAITSDTAIIQRLMSLERLQRCIRKLSLFACDELTSLVLSPTSLYRMEHLELRQCSSLREVGIETFPSYRMHKYFDQLSMFGKIRRVVIGDCGNLRSVTWLIYAPKLETLDLRDCKNLREIIGFILGDEAEIKKMSKIFIFSSLKVLRLVRLPVLHTIYQYVLSFPLLRKIEVLKCHSLERLPFDSKSAENCLIHGEEKWWDRLDWADEATKQVFSSKFFRHSWGDDDDEDVGASSSAI, encoded by the exons ATGGCTTCTGGCATGTTCGTGGAAGTCATTAAAGAAGTTGGGTTGTGCCTATGGCATTCTGGGTCCAAGTGTTTAGTCCACATTCGcgatttgaaagaaaatctcAATTCCTTGGAAGTTACTGTGGAGCAACTCATGCAAATATATGAAGATGTGCAGCAAAGGGTCCAAACCGAAGAGTTATTACCACTCGCGAAGCGTACCTGCGAAGTGGCTGGCTGGTTTGATGGGGTACGGAAACTGAATGAAGATGTGAGCAAAACTCTCCAAGATGGTAAGGAACAAGAGCAGAACAAGTGTCTTGCAGGTTATTGTCCCAAAAACTGTTGGCGAAGCTATAAGTTAGGAAAGAGAGTAAGAGAAATGCTGGATGAAGTagaaaagatgaagaataatGGTCGATTTGACATTGTGGTTGCAAAGATGCATAATCCCGTTAACAAGAAGCCCATGGATGAGACCATGGGTTTAGATCCCATGCTTCAAAAGGTCTGGAGATGCATTGAAGACAAGAGTCTGAGAGTCATTGGTTTATATGGAATCGGAGGTGTCGGAAAGACTACCCTCCTTCACAGAATAAACAATCTGTTCTTGAGCCTAAGCCATGACTTTGTGGAAGTTATTTTGGTTTCAGTATCAAAAGAACCAGACGTGAAAAATATTCAGAATACAATTCTCCAAAAATTGGGTCTCCTTGAAGGCTCTAGATTTGTTTCTATAGAGGAAAATGCCACGCTAATATGCCGCAGGCTAGAAGAGAGAaagtttttgttattgttagatGATATATGGGAATGGCTTGATCTCAACCTTGTAGGAATTCCTCTTCCAGATGATCAGAATGAGTCCAAAGTAATATTTACAACCCGATTAGAGGAAGTTTGTGGCCTCATGGGAGCTCAGCAAAATATCAAGGTGGAGTGTTTAACACAAGAAGAAGCCTTACGTTTGTTTCGGATGAAGGTAGGTGAAAACACTTTAAATTCCGATCCACGTATACCGAAGCTTGCAGAAGATATGGCTGCAGAATGCAAAGGCTTGCCACTAGCTCTGGTCACTGTTGGGCGTGCAATGGCTAGTAGGAAGGATCCAGAAGACTGGGAGTCTGAAATAGCCGCATTGAGGAACACTCCTTCAGAGTTTCCAGGCATGGATTCTGTTCTGCTTCCTTTGAAGTTTAGTTTCGAAAAACTGCAGAATGCTACCTTTAAGTCTTGTTTCTTGTATTGTTGTCTATTCCCTGATGGATATAACATCAGGAAAGAAGAACTCATTGAATATTGGAGAGCAGAAAGGCTTCTAGATGAATATTACCATGATGAAGAATATATAATCAGAAGTTTGGAGCGTGCATGTTTACTGGAGAGTGGTGAATCAGAAGAGTTCGTTAAGATGCACGGTTTGATTCGTGACATGGCCTGGTGGGAATGTAGAGACAAGGTTGCAATATTCATCAAAAGAGATGCTGAGTCAGATGAAGAACGCGGATTAAGCATATGGAATGGAGTAGAAAGGTTGTCTTTGTGGGATTATAGTATAGATGATGTCCTCATAAATTCTTCACCGTCATGCATAGAACATTTCTGCAAAAATGTCAAGCAGTTACCGAATCTCCGTACTATGATTTGTAAGGTTCCATTGTTAACAACATTTCCAGCTGGTTTCTTCCCTTTGATGTCTGCTTTGACACTCTTGGATTTGTCAAATAGTTTTCTCTTACGTGAGTTACCCAAGGAgattggtaaattaatcaacttggaaTATCTTAATGTCTCTGAAACTGCTATCACAGAATTGCCGGATGAAATTCAATATTTGGAAAAGTTAAGGTGCTTGATATTAAATGGAACAAACATTCCGGAAATACAAAGGGGATTGATATCAAGATTTCAGTTCTTGGAAATATTTAGTAGGTTCGGTGACAAATATTTCAGTTACTCAGAGGTGTTAGAGGATCTGGTTAACTTACCACATTTGAGTGAAATCTGCATTGCCATTACTTCCGACACAGCTATCATCCAAAGATTAATGTCATTGGAGAGGTTACAACGGTGCATAAGAAAACTCTCACTCTTCGCATGCGATGAGTTGACCTCCCTCGTACTATCACCCACATCGCTATATAGAATGGAGCATCTTGAATTGCGTCAATGTTCAAGTTTAAGAGAAGTGGGAATTGAGACTTTTCCGAGCTATCGAATGCATAAGTACTTTGACCAACTTTCCATGTTTGGCAAAATTCGCAGGGTAGTGATTGGAGATTGTGGCAACTTGAGAAGTGTGACGTGGCTCATTTATGCTCCAAAACTTGAAACTCTTGACTTACGTGACTGTAAAAATTTGAGGGAAATTATAGGATTCATATTGGGAGATGAAgcagaaataaaaaaaatgtcaaaaattttcatattctcAAGTCTCAAGGTTCTACGTTTGGTTAGGTTACCAGTCCTGCATACAATATACCAGTATGTCTTGTCCTTTCCTTTGCTCAGAAAGATTGAGGTACTAAAATGTCATAGTCTAGAGAGGCTGCCATTTGATTCCAAAAGCGCGGAGAACTGTCTAATTCATGGAGAAGAAAAGTGGTGGGATAGATTGGATTGGGCGGATGAAGCGACTAAGCAagtttttagttcaaaattctTCCGTCATTCCTG GGGCGATGATGACGACGAAGATGTTGGGGCAAGTTCTAGTGCGATTTGA